The following are encoded together in the Pseudidiomarina andamanensis genome:
- a CDS encoding cupin domain-containing protein — protein MLLKKSDIDAMPGEHKIHFLNPNAQRLNKSLGDAAGMKSLGIHLITIQPGHDSTEHHFHHFEEEAIYVLSGEGIVTIGQQQHAIGAGDFIGCPIDHVPHSMHATGSEPLQCLVVGNRLQADVSDYPNAGKRLYRYLSAWDLVDISDATNVK, from the coding sequence ATGCTATTGAAGAAGTCAGATATCGACGCGATGCCAGGTGAGCATAAAATCCACTTTCTCAATCCGAATGCACAACGACTGAATAAATCGCTTGGCGATGCTGCAGGAATGAAGTCGCTCGGTATTCATTTAATTACGATACAACCTGGGCACGACTCCACTGAGCATCACTTTCATCATTTCGAAGAAGAAGCGATTTACGTGCTGTCAGGAGAAGGAATTGTGACCATTGGCCAACAACAGCATGCGATTGGCGCCGGCGACTTTATTGGTTGCCCGATTGATCATGTACCGCATTCAATGCATGCAACAGGCTCTGAACCGCTACAGTGCTTAGTGGTTGGCAACAGGCTACAAGCTGATGTTAGCGACTATCCGAATGCCGGGAAGCGCCTCTATCGCTATCTGAGTGCGTGGGATTTGGTTGATATTAGCGACGCGACGAACGTCAAATAA
- a CDS encoding AAA family ATPase: MSFKSTDSYIVADDLGLAVNAAVTLEKPLLIKGEPGTGKTRLAEELAASLGAPLIRWQIKSTTKAQQGLYEYDAVSRLRDSQLGSDKVHDIANYIKPGKLWQAFTADERPVLLIDEIDKADIEFPNDLLHELDQMEFHVYETGEQVRAEHRPIVIITSNNEKELPDAFLRRCFFHYIKFPDADTLAQIVQVHYPDIRKDLLSTALEVFFDLRQVPSLKKKPSTSELIDWLKLLLAEDIKPAELAKSNGLMPMFGALLKNEQDVQLVEKLAFMSRRQSS; encoded by the coding sequence ATGAGTTTTAAAAGTACCGACAGCTATATCGTGGCCGATGACCTCGGCCTTGCGGTAAACGCAGCAGTCACTCTTGAGAAGCCATTGCTCATAAAGGGCGAGCCCGGTACTGGTAAAACCCGACTGGCGGAAGAACTCGCCGCTAGTTTGGGCGCACCGTTGATTCGCTGGCAAATTAAATCGACAACCAAAGCGCAACAAGGCTTGTACGAGTATGATGCCGTGTCGCGGTTGCGCGATAGCCAGCTTGGTAGTGACAAAGTTCACGACATTGCCAACTACATTAAGCCGGGCAAATTGTGGCAAGCCTTTACTGCCGATGAGCGCCCAGTTTTGCTGATTGATGAAATTGATAAGGCGGACATTGAATTCCCGAATGACCTCTTACACGAGCTCGATCAGATGGAATTTCACGTGTATGAGACTGGCGAGCAAGTGCGCGCCGAACATCGCCCAATTGTCATCATCACCTCGAATAATGAAAAAGAACTGCCGGATGCATTCTTGCGCCGATGTTTCTTCCATTATATTAAGTTTCCGGATGCCGACACCTTGGCGCAAATTGTGCAGGTACACTACCCTGACATTCGCAAAGACTTGCTTAGCACCGCACTCGAAGTGTTCTTCGATTTACGCCAAGTACCGAGTCTGAAGAAAAAACCTTCTACTTCGGAGCTGATTGATTGGTTAAAGCTATTGCTAGCTGAAGACATCAAACCGGCCGAGCTTGCCAAAAGCAACGGCTTAATGCCGATGTTTGGTGCGTTGCTGAAAAACGAACAAGACGTGCAGTTGGTTGAGAAACTAGCATTTATGTCACGTCGCCAATCGTCATAA
- a CDS encoding FAD-binding domain-containing protein: protein MNLQVVWFKRDLRTVDHQALAAASKTGPVLCVYVVEPGYWQLPDTSNRQWQFVRESLIDLQEQLQRLGGALWITQGNVVETLTRLKQRFGTLTLHSHEEQGNSWTFERDKAVKRWCHSNGVVWHEYAQFGVVRPVKRREGSFHEHWFAYMSQPQAELPSEIDFVTFDEPSINLAVDVTQDEYPCRKRQSGGRTQALATLTSFLTRRSERYHGSISSPLTAPTACSRLSPYLAYGCISLKELVQQTDAIQERTVNSYWRRSLNDFAKRLWWHCYFTQRFESHCYMENRPLVPQMAQLEPAFDAVKFEAWKHGRTGWPMVDACMRYLHHHGWINFRMRAMLVSAATYSLGLPWQPVAKWLAKLFVDYEPGIHYPQVQMQSGQASNSILRIYNPVMQAQRLDPDGVFVKRWIPELQHVEGAWLFEPWQMPNKLKQQAGWNDDFFYPEPLVDFEQSHRQIKAAIAELRTRYNLQPADRNKERRRQFASRKKRTTKSTSNDNQLSLF, encoded by the coding sequence ATGAATCTCCAAGTTGTCTGGTTTAAACGCGATTTACGTACAGTTGATCACCAAGCTTTGGCTGCAGCAAGCAAGACAGGGCCTGTGCTGTGCGTTTATGTAGTTGAACCGGGCTACTGGCAATTACCAGATACTAGTAATCGGCAATGGCAGTTTGTGCGCGAATCGCTGATTGATTTGCAAGAGCAGCTTCAGCGCCTTGGCGGTGCCTTGTGGATAACACAGGGAAACGTGGTCGAAACGCTGACAAGATTAAAACAGCGGTTTGGGACGTTGACGCTGCATAGCCACGAAGAGCAGGGCAACTCGTGGACGTTTGAACGTGATAAGGCAGTAAAACGCTGGTGCCACTCAAACGGCGTTGTATGGCATGAATATGCTCAGTTTGGTGTTGTGCGGCCGGTGAAGCGACGTGAAGGTTCGTTTCACGAGCATTGGTTTGCGTATATGTCGCAGCCACAGGCTGAATTGCCTAGTGAAATCGATTTCGTCACTTTCGATGAGCCATCAATTAACTTAGCTGTAGACGTCACGCAAGACGAATATCCATGCCGAAAGCGTCAAAGCGGCGGGCGTACGCAAGCCTTGGCGACTTTAACGAGCTTTTTAACCCGCCGCAGCGAACGCTATCATGGTTCAATCAGCTCACCGCTGACGGCACCAACTGCGTGCTCTCGTCTCAGCCCTTACTTGGCGTACGGCTGTATTAGCTTGAAAGAATTAGTCCAGCAAACTGATGCCATCCAAGAACGCACGGTAAACAGTTACTGGCGACGAAGTTTGAACGATTTTGCCAAGCGATTGTGGTGGCACTGTTATTTCACTCAGCGCTTTGAAAGCCATTGCTATATGGAAAACCGACCGTTAGTTCCGCAAATGGCGCAGCTAGAACCCGCATTTGACGCCGTAAAGTTTGAAGCGTGGAAACACGGACGTACCGGTTGGCCAATGGTTGACGCTTGTATGCGCTATTTGCATCACCACGGCTGGATTAACTTCCGTATGCGGGCCATGTTGGTATCGGCAGCAACGTATTCATTGGGTTTACCTTGGCAACCTGTCGCCAAATGGCTTGCGAAGTTGTTTGTGGATTACGAACCTGGCATTCACTATCCGCAAGTACAAATGCAAAGCGGGCAGGCGAGTAATTCCATTCTTCGAATTTATAACCCAGTGATGCAGGCGCAGCGGTTAGATCCAGATGGTGTGTTTGTGAAGCGCTGGATACCAGAATTGCAGCACGTGGAGGGCGCATGGTTATTTGAGCCATGGCAGATGCCTAATAAGCTCAAGCAACAAGCTGGGTGGAATGATGACTTCTTTTACCCAGAACCACTCGTCGATTTCGAGCAATCCCATCGCCAAATAAAAGCCGCTATTGCGGAACTTCGTACGCGCTATAACTTACAGCCCGCCGACCGCAATAAAGAGCGCCGCCGGCAGTTTGCGTCACGCAAAAAACGCACCACAAAGTCGACTTCAAATGACAACCAATTAAGCTTGTTTTAG
- a CDS encoding amidophosphoribosyltransferase, producing MNKFIMEANQFLNRNVPGYFHADFHGAGQPGNPDFLYKLKNDPHHNWSQQNIRYAINDLNTVLGIDFPEIIKQVEASTLTVCVVPRAKAEASYRPDQLLFKATVGAYARSTPGFADGSDFIIRHTNTRTTHLRNPVDGFENDGRMPYPGIASDTCNFSAHIRGRDILLVDDIYTKTVNIDEDMVQALFDNGARSVVFYAIGNTPKRF from the coding sequence ATGAACAAATTCATAATGGAAGCAAACCAGTTCTTGAACCGAAATGTGCCAGGCTATTTTCATGCCGACTTTCATGGAGCGGGTCAACCAGGAAATCCGGATTTCCTGTACAAACTCAAGAATGATCCCCATCACAATTGGAGCCAACAAAATATCAGATACGCGATCAACGATCTGAATACGGTTCTCGGTATAGATTTCCCGGAAATTATCAAGCAGGTCGAGGCAAGCACCTTGACGGTTTGCGTCGTCCCAAGAGCCAAGGCAGAAGCTTCTTATCGTCCAGACCAGTTATTGTTTAAGGCAACGGTCGGGGCATATGCTCGTTCAACCCCCGGATTTGCAGATGGATCGGATTTTATTATCCGGCATACGAACACCCGAACTACCCACCTGCGAAACCCTGTTGATGGATTCGAGAACGATGGTCGAATGCCCTATCCGGGCATCGCTTCAGATACCTGCAATTTCTCAGCGCATATCAGGGGGCGCGACATCTTACTAGTCGATGACATATACACAAAAACGGTGAACATTGATGAAGATATGGTGCAAGCTTTGTTTGATAACGGGGCTAGGTCGGTAGTGTTCTACGCGATCGGAAACACGCCAAAAAGATTCTGA
- a CDS encoding cytochrome P450: MAAVLTRHHDVLAALHAPEQFSNKVSSHLNVPNGMDGAEHQAYRALIEPFFSNVVLTQFQPKLQVVIDELLANLDAHNDVEVMETLAHPFALRAQCAFMGWPVALEQRLTDWMAAQNAATLAKDRPTLRALADEFSDIVVEQFERARRGLTAPESVTAQLTQLRLNGDPVADDYLVSIVRNWTVGELGTIAAAVGSIVGFLAQNSVVQKQLRAAPMHIDHAIDEILRLGAPLLTNRRRTTCPVGFGDQSFEADTTVTIDWRAANTDPGVFAEPHQFKWDRDPHLNLLYGAGVHVCPGKPLAQLELRLFTQSLLNKFTKIELGTRAFERAEPPRGGYRQLWVKLSQLNHSSAKSTCTAALE; this comes from the coding sequence ATGGCCGCCGTATTAACTCGTCATCATGATGTACTCGCTGCGCTTCATGCGCCTGAGCAATTTAGTAATAAGGTTTCCTCTCATTTAAACGTGCCAAATGGAATGGATGGTGCTGAGCACCAGGCTTATCGCGCTCTTATTGAGCCATTCTTTAGTAACGTTGTACTCACACAATTTCAGCCCAAATTGCAGGTCGTCATTGACGAATTGTTGGCTAATCTTGATGCGCATAACGATGTGGAAGTAATGGAGACGCTCGCTCACCCATTTGCATTGCGCGCGCAGTGTGCATTTATGGGCTGGCCGGTGGCGTTGGAGCAACGTTTGACTGACTGGATGGCTGCGCAGAACGCGGCTACTTTGGCGAAAGACCGCCCTACACTTCGAGCATTGGCCGACGAGTTTAGCGATATTGTTGTCGAACAATTCGAGCGCGCTCGTCGTGGTTTGACTGCTCCTGAATCTGTTACCGCACAGCTCACACAGTTGCGCTTAAACGGCGACCCCGTAGCTGATGACTATTTGGTAAGTATTGTTAGGAATTGGACTGTCGGTGAACTCGGCACCATTGCCGCCGCGGTTGGATCTATTGTTGGTTTTCTCGCACAAAACTCGGTTGTACAAAAGCAACTACGTGCAGCGCCAATGCATATCGACCATGCCATTGATGAAATATTGCGGCTTGGTGCGCCGTTGCTGACCAACCGCCGTCGCACCACCTGCCCTGTAGGCTTTGGTGACCAGTCGTTTGAAGCAGATACCACGGTAACCATTGATTGGCGTGCCGCGAATACCGACCCTGGCGTTTTTGCCGAACCACACCAGTTTAAATGGGATCGTGATCCTCATTTAAACCTACTCTATGGTGCGGGCGTTCATGTATGCCCAGGGAAGCCATTGGCACAGTTGGAGCTCAGGTTATTCACACAGAGCTTATTGAATAAATTCACCAAAATTGAATTGGGCACTCGGGCTTTCGAGCGTGCAGAGCCTCCGCGCGGCGGTTATCGCCAACTTTGGGTGAAACTTAGTCAATTGAACCACAGCAGCGCAAAAAGCACTTGCACCGCCGCATTGGAATGA
- a CDS encoding vWA domain-containing protein, with product MLIEFFLCLRKHGLKTSLTELLDLLGALERGVVFGNVDDFYTLARLVLVKDESQYDRFDRAFAEYFEGVEQVDLAAAIPADWLERSLQRQLSEEDKAKLQSLGGLDELLKTFRERLAEQQKRHAGGNKWIGTGGTSPFGAYGYHPEGIRIGQDGSNARRAVKVWDKREFRDLDGDAELANRNLQLALRKLRKFARTGAAEELDLNATIRATSQKGGLLDLQWQPERHNAVKVLLLFDVGGSMDDYIYECEQLFAAARNEFKHLEFFYFHNCVYEHVWKDNNRRYDEKLPLLELINRYGRDYKLIFVGDATMGPYEIAYPGGSVEHWNEEPGAVWMQRLLHHFSDAAWLNPQPTSHWRYYQSIDLMQQLMSQRMYPLTLDGISAAITTLLKKSVAAAAPSPSNS from the coding sequence ATGCTCATTGAGTTTTTCTTATGCCTGCGCAAGCATGGCCTCAAAACCAGCCTCACCGAGCTCTTAGATTTGCTCGGTGCGCTGGAGCGCGGCGTGGTGTTTGGCAATGTGGATGACTTCTATACCCTCGCCCGCTTGGTGCTGGTGAAAGATGAAAGCCAATATGATCGCTTTGATCGTGCTTTTGCCGAGTACTTCGAAGGTGTTGAACAAGTGGACTTGGCCGCAGCTATTCCCGCCGATTGGTTGGAGCGTAGTTTGCAACGTCAGCTCAGCGAAGAAGATAAAGCAAAGCTGCAATCGCTCGGTGGGCTCGATGAGTTGTTAAAGACTTTTCGCGAGCGCTTAGCCGAGCAACAAAAGCGACACGCTGGCGGCAATAAATGGATTGGTACCGGCGGTACATCGCCTTTTGGCGCTTATGGTTACCACCCTGAAGGCATTCGTATTGGCCAAGATGGCAGCAACGCGCGACGCGCTGTGAAAGTATGGGATAAACGTGAATTTCGTGATCTCGATGGCGATGCCGAGTTGGCGAATCGAAACCTGCAATTGGCGCTACGCAAACTGCGCAAGTTTGCACGAACTGGCGCTGCCGAAGAACTCGATTTGAACGCCACCATTCGTGCTACCTCACAAAAGGGTGGGTTGCTTGACCTACAATGGCAGCCAGAGCGCCACAACGCAGTGAAAGTTTTGCTGTTGTTTGACGTGGGCGGCTCAATGGATGACTACATTTATGAGTGCGAACAGTTGTTTGCTGCTGCTCGCAACGAATTTAAACACCTTGAGTTTTTCTATTTTCACAATTGCGTGTACGAACATGTCTGGAAGGACAACAATCGGCGTTATGACGAGAAGTTACCACTGCTAGAGCTAATTAATCGCTATGGCCGTGATTACAAGCTGATATTTGTCGGCGATGCCACTATGGGACCGTACGAAATAGCCTACCCTGGCGGTAGTGTCGAACATTGGAATGAAGAGCCAGGTGCGGTATGGATGCAACGTTTGTTGCATCATTTCTCCGATGCGGCTTGGTTAAATCCTCAGCCAACCAGCCACTGGCGCTACTATCAATCGATTGATTTAATGCAGCAGTTGATGAGCCAGCGCATGTATCCGCTGACTCTAGACGGCATTAGCGCTGCCATTACGACGCTGTTGAAAAAATCTGTCGCAGCTGCGGCGCCTTCACCATCAAACTCTTAA
- a CDS encoding universal stress protein, with protein sequence MSYVVSCIDGASRNTAVCEYSAWAAKQLAAPVMLLHVLDELKSQAETELSGNIGLGTREHLLEQLAELDAQRAKVALEHGHVLLQLADEKLKKLGVSDVTQRQRHGELAENLLALEGDVRLAVLGLHGEASANQLHQVGSQLETVIRTVHRPLLLTPDTFNEPRSAMLAFDGSKTTEKGVEMLAQSPLFNGMPMHVVMVDADTANNWEKLKWAEKVLIEGGHEVHVALRAGDVEATLHQYQTEHDIDLMVMGAFGHSRIRQFLVGSTTMAMLKESRTSTLVLR encoded by the coding sequence ATGTCTTACGTAGTTAGCTGTATTGATGGCGCTTCGCGCAACACAGCCGTGTGCGAATATTCCGCATGGGCGGCGAAGCAATTGGCTGCGCCAGTGATGTTATTACATGTTTTAGATGAGCTGAAATCGCAGGCGGAAACCGAGCTTTCCGGTAATATTGGTTTGGGTACGCGTGAACATTTGCTTGAGCAACTTGCTGAATTGGATGCCCAGCGCGCCAAGGTAGCGTTGGAGCACGGTCATGTGTTGTTGCAACTCGCTGATGAGAAATTGAAGAAGCTTGGTGTGAGCGACGTGACACAGCGTCAGCGCCACGGCGAGCTTGCCGAAAATTTATTAGCACTAGAAGGTGATGTGCGTCTTGCAGTGTTAGGTCTGCATGGCGAAGCATCGGCGAATCAGCTGCATCAAGTAGGAAGCCAGTTGGAAACCGTGATTCGCACGGTTCATCGCCCGCTATTATTAACACCAGACACGTTCAACGAGCCGCGCTCGGCCATGCTCGCTTTCGATGGCAGTAAAACCACTGAGAAGGGTGTTGAAATGCTCGCGCAAAGCCCATTGTTTAACGGCATGCCGATGCATGTGGTGATGGTTGATGCTGACACCGCGAACAACTGGGAAAAACTCAAGTGGGCGGAAAAGGTTCTGATTGAAGGCGGTCACGAAGTGCACGTCGCGCTGCGTGCCGGCGACGTGGAAGCCACCTTGCACCAGTATCAAACCGAACATGACATTGACCTCATGGTCATGGGCGCATTCGGCCACTCGCGCATTCGCCAATTCTTGGTAGGTAGTACCACCATGGCCATGCTGAAAGAGAGCCGCACCTCAACCCTCGTACTTAGGTAA
- a CDS encoding endonuclease domain-containing protein, with the protein MKYPGQPKSPPSWYRDRGQSYIEKEFSKELDDLASAIESEHWFGDQEKHGRFRVDFILKDARLIVELDGHDYHSTKEQLEKDAIRQRYLSRAGYAVIRFTGREINRNPKSCVAEVREIYKERMQRAPAKYRVMYIDYPFLYRETAKALRFFKELHPNRLLKPVEIDEFIPHAIEWLHEKSFITAFVFHPPEDGHEIKHLDGSTKDYEKGEIRINTVSEEWYTLELGNHMESFSHLFDEFILVADDPVYLKPLRAVLPEQLSDKQLGTFNFKYLSNGKLLRHGNEETSFIGYDLERVLWQRVWYAIGASMGLSLYEM; encoded by the coding sequence ATGAAGTATCCAGGTCAACCTAAGTCTCCTCCAAGTTGGTATAGAGACAGAGGGCAGTCATATATTGAGAAGGAATTTAGTAAAGAGCTGGATGACTTAGCAAGTGCAATTGAAAGTGAACATTGGTTCGGAGACCAAGAGAAACATGGGCGATTCCGTGTTGATTTTATATTGAAAGATGCTCGACTAATAGTTGAGTTAGATGGGCATGACTATCATTCAACGAAAGAGCAGTTAGAAAAAGACGCCATACGGCAGCGTTACCTTTCAAGAGCTGGATACGCCGTTATAAGGTTCACAGGGCGAGAGATAAACCGAAACCCTAAATCATGCGTTGCTGAAGTTAGAGAAATATACAAAGAACGAATGCAAAGAGCACCAGCTAAGTACCGTGTAATGTACATCGACTATCCTTTTCTTTATAGAGAAACAGCTAAGGCCTTACGTTTCTTTAAAGAGCTTCATCCAAATCGATTATTAAAGCCTGTTGAAATTGATGAATTTATCCCTCATGCCATAGAGTGGCTTCATGAAAAATCATTTATCACTGCGTTTGTCTTCCACCCACCAGAAGATGGGCATGAGATAAAGCATCTTGACGGTTCAACGAAGGATTATGAAAAAGGTGAAATTAGGATAAATACCGTTTCTGAAGAATGGTATACACTCGAGTTAGGTAACCATATGGAAAGTTTTTCGCACTTATTTGATGAGTTTATTTTAGTTGCTGATGATCCTGTTTATCTTAAACCTCTTCGTGCTGTCCTTCCTGAACAGCTAAGTGATAAGCAACTGGGAACCTTTAATTTCAAATACTTGTCCAATGGGAAATTACTTAGGCATGGTAATGAGGAAACATCATTCATTGGTTATGACCTTGAGCGTGTTCTCTGGCAGAGAGTTTGGTACGCTATAGGTGCTTCAATGGGTTTGAGCTTATACGAAATGTAG
- a CDS encoding DNA-processing protein DprA, giving the protein MKCSENAINVMAARIYKGIGRAWIVKNLSTPKPEEAIVKLLNESSKSEGTITIEDFNKKKSMLRRILSESVGAVDGVVAIGDDDFPAHRGSVKNSERPIFLFYKGDLSLLSTESNNIAVIGLLNPTQEIEAIERKLVANLVANGAVIVSGLALGCDSIAHLQALDSKGKTIAILPSPLNDIMPAKNKDLAKDIVASGGLLISEYLTAPKSKMQLSGRYQERDRLQALFSNSIVLSASYAKNDIGNDSGSRLAMGYAKDYSIPRAVIYDEKQHLNNPMFDLNRQLISEEPSIVVFSEESSATALPKILCSSAVVMAPSPVQQSMI; this is encoded by the coding sequence ATGAAATGTAGCGAGAACGCCATCAATGTCATGGCTGCCAGAATTTATAAAGGTATTGGACGGGCTTGGATTGTTAAGAATCTTTCAACCCCAAAGCCCGAAGAAGCTATCGTTAAGCTATTAAACGAATCCTCTAAGTCAGAGGGCACAATCACCATTGAGGACTTCAACAAGAAAAAGTCGATGTTGCGAAGAATACTTTCCGAGTCAGTGGGTGCAGTTGATGGCGTTGTCGCTATTGGAGATGATGATTTCCCCGCACATCGCGGCTCCGTGAAAAATAGTGAACGCCCGATTTTTCTATTTTATAAAGGCGATCTTTCGCTGCTATCCACTGAAAGTAACAATATTGCAGTAATAGGATTACTGAATCCCACCCAAGAGATAGAAGCGATAGAACGGAAACTTGTTGCTAACTTGGTGGCCAATGGCGCTGTAATAGTTAGTGGTCTGGCGTTGGGTTGTGACTCCATTGCTCATCTGCAAGCTTTAGATTCCAAGGGAAAGACAATTGCAATCCTCCCAAGCCCGCTAAACGATATTATGCCAGCCAAGAACAAAGATTTGGCCAAGGATATTGTCGCAAGTGGTGGATTATTAATTTCTGAATATCTTACCGCGCCAAAATCCAAAATGCAGCTAAGTGGCAGGTATCAAGAGCGAGATAGATTACAGGCCCTTTTTAGCAATTCAATCGTATTGTCTGCTAGTTACGCCAAGAACGATATAGGAAATGATAGCGGTTCCAGATTAGCAATGGGTTACGCCAAAGATTATTCAATACCTAGGGCAGTTATCTACGATGAAAAGCAGCACTTAAACAACCCAATGTTTGATTTAAATAGGCAACTTATTTCAGAAGAGCCTAGCATTGTGGTTTTTAGTGAAGAAAGCAGTGCAACAGCACTTCCAAAAATTCTTTGTTCAAGTGCTGTCGTCATGGCGCCAAGTCCGGTCCAGCAAAGCATGATTTAG
- a CDS encoding RrF2 family transcriptional regulator — MQLKKYTDYGLRILMYLASFEADGNCTEPKLATIREICDTFGLSANHVNKVVHHLGRLELIETRRGKNGGFLLAKKPEDISLAFVIRQLEGDEKWIECENPYCVALPACELKGIVARGKELFYDYLSQYSLKSLMVKAPQLRQIFSTAS; from the coding sequence ATGCAGCTGAAAAAATATACAGATTATGGCTTGCGCATTTTGATGTATTTGGCGAGCTTTGAAGCAGATGGAAACTGCACCGAACCAAAGCTAGCCACCATTCGTGAAATTTGTGACACCTTTGGTCTGTCAGCCAATCATGTGAATAAAGTGGTACATCATTTAGGGCGTCTAGAACTGATTGAAACGCGTCGTGGCAAGAACGGTGGCTTTTTACTGGCGAAGAAACCGGAAGATATCTCACTGGCATTTGTGATTCGCCAGCTTGAAGGCGATGAAAAATGGATTGAATGCGAAAATCCATACTGCGTAGCGTTACCAGCGTGCGAACTGAAAGGCATTGTCGCACGTGGTAAAGAGTTGTTTTATGACTACCTAAGCCAGTATTCGCTTAAGAGTTTGATGGTGAAGGCGCCGCAGCTGCGACAGATTTTTTCAACAGCGTCGTAA
- a CDS encoding HAD family hydrolase: MVDGNQAREEWLAKAERAEVIVFDLDGTLVDSDHANFLAYKDAVMFVLSTQIEIDFTPGTRITREVLEEIIPGITDKQIEEIALLKERSYHKYLSETKAIPRLIEIVARVQEKEVVLATNSRRCRAEMLLNHHGLIEKFTRKIYRDAESQRDKYVQLMAELPKGSMSMLVFENDEKAIESAIACGIGIDQIIDVRRITR; this comes from the coding sequence ATGGTTGACGGAAATCAAGCACGTGAAGAATGGCTGGCCAAAGCTGAGCGAGCGGAAGTTATCGTATTTGATTTGGACGGAACCTTGGTGGATTCCGATCACGCCAACTTTTTGGCGTATAAAGATGCTGTGATGTTCGTTCTATCTACACAAATAGAAATTGATTTCACTCCGGGCACCAGAATAACGCGAGAAGTACTTGAAGAAATTATTCCGGGCATCACTGACAAACAAATTGAAGAGATTGCCTTACTTAAAGAGCGCTCATATCATAAATATCTTTCAGAAACAAAGGCCATCCCGCGACTAATTGAAATAGTTGCACGCGTCCAAGAGAAAGAAGTTGTTTTGGCCACAAATAGTCGCAGATGTCGAGCGGAAATGTTACTCAACCATCACGGACTTATCGAGAAGTTCACACGGAAGATCTATAGAGACGCTGAATCTCAAAGAGATAAGTACGTGCAATTGATGGCTGAACTTCCGAAAGGAAGCATGTCCATGTTGGTGTTTGAGAATGATGAAAAGGCCATTGAGTCAGCTATTGCTTGCGGCATTGGAATTGATCAGATAATAGATGTACGCAGGATTACAAGATGA